Proteins co-encoded in one Perca flavescens isolate YP-PL-M2 chromosome 11, PFLA_1.0, whole genome shotgun sequence genomic window:
- the frzb gene encoding secreted frizzled-related protein 3, with amino-acid sequence MLSPGLSVSLLAVSCALWPASAVRAASCESVRIPLCRSMPWNMTKMPNHLHHSTQDNAVLAIEQFEGLLGTGCSSDLLFFLCAMYAPICTIDFQHEPIKPCKAVCERAKNGCEPVMKRYNHSWPDSLACSELPLYDRGVCISPEAIVKAEGPDPYYQDPVRCNPESSPDFPMDSNNLHCSTVPNGDRCKCQKVNLNLTTYKEKNYNYVIRARVREVRNRGLEPSAVVEVKEVFKSSLVNIPNETQTLYYSSSCLCPPLTPGADFLIMGYENEETSRLLLIDNSIAQRWRDKMRKKVKKWQGSSRRRNQRRH; translated from the exons ATGCTCTCCCCAGGACTCTCCGTGTCTCTGCTGGCCGTGTCCTGCGCTCTGTGGCCGGCTTCGGCGGTCCGCGCTGCGTCCTGTGAGTCGGTGCGTATCCCGCTGTGCCGGTCCATGCCGTGGAACATGACCAAGATGCCGAACCACCTCCACCACAGCACGCAGGACAATGCGGTGCTGGCCATTGAGCAGTTTGAAGGGCTGCTGG GTACCGGCTGCAGTTCGGATTTGCTCTTCTTCCTGTGTGCCATGTACGCTCCCATCTGCACCATCGACTTCCAGCACGAGCCCATCAAACCGTGCAAGGCGGTGTGCGAGCGGGCAAAGAACGGCTGCGAGCCGGTGATGAAGCGCTACAACCACAGCTGGCCCGACAGCCTGGCCTGCAGCGAGCTGCCGCTGTACGACCGCGGAGTCTGCATATCACCGGAGGCCATCGTCAAGGCAGAGGGACCAG aTCCATACTACCAGGACCCAGTCAGGTGTAACCCAG AATCCAGTCCAGACTTCCCAATGGACTCCAACAACCTTCACTGCAGCACAGTACCAAATGGAG atcgCTGTAAGTGTCAGAAAGTCAATCTGAATTTGACAACCTACAAGGAGAAGAACTACAACTACG TGATCCGAGCCAGGGTGAGGGAGGTGAGGAACCGCGGTCTGGAGCCCTCAGCGGTGGTGGAGGTGAAGGAGGTGTTCAAGTCTTCGCTGGTCAACATTCCCAACGAGACGCAGACGCTCTACTACTCGTCCTCCTGCCTGTGTCCTCCTCTGACTCCTGGAGCGGATTTCCTCATCATGGGCTACGAGAACGAGGAGACGTCCAG GTTACTCCTGATTGACAACTCCATTGCTCAAAGGTGGAGGGATAAAATGCGCAAGAAGGTCAAg aaATGGCAAGGGAGCTCGCGGAGGAGAAACCAACGTCGCCactga